The genomic region TGGCTTTAATGCCCGGTGTTTCACGCTCGGGCATAACAATAACGGCGGCTTTGTTTTTGGGATTTTCAAGAGCAGAAAGCGCTAAAATATCTTTCCTTCTTTCAACGCCTATTATAGCGGGCGCGGCAGTATTAAAACTTAAAGATATTAATCCCGCGGATATCAACGCCGCTTTTATAGCCGGCTTTTTAACGGCGGCAATTTTCGGCTGGTTATTTATTAAATTTTTAATGAATTACGTGCAGAAACACAACTTTAATATTTTTGTGGTTTACAGAATAGCGTTAGGCGTTATAATTATTATAACAGCTTTAATGAAATAGCTTTTTAAAGCTTTAAAAAAAAACTTTTTTTAGAAAAGATACACATAAAATACCCCGAGGTTCGCGCCCGGGGTTTCTTTTGTTTAAAAGCTTCGCTTTGTGATTTTCCCCAACAATAAAGACCAACGCCTCCGCAGCAGAAAGGCGGAGGCGTTGTGAAATCAGTGGGCTATCCATATCAAAACTTACGCAGAGGTGGTATACTCCCATAAAAAAACGCTTTTAAAAAAAGCGTTTTTTTATTTGTTAAATTTGTTCATTGCTCGCTCAAGTCCGTCTTTAACGCAGCTCTCTGCCGCCTCAACCGCGGCTTCTATACTCTCATTTAAAAGTTTTTCGTCCGATTTCGAAAATTTAGATAAAACATAATCGGCCGAGTCAAACCGCTCTGGCTTTGGGCCCACGCCAAAACGCAGCCTGGGGATATCCTGCGTACCAAAAAGTTCAATGATATTTTTCATGCCGTTTTGACCGCCGGCGGAACCGTCTTTCCTTATTCTGACAGCGCCTAAATTAATACTTATATCATCAAAACAAACTAAAATTTCCTGCGGTTTGATTTTATAAAATCCGGCAAGATGGGTTACCATCCTGCCGGATAAATTCATAAACGTCAAAGGTTTTGCTAAAAAAACATCCTGACCGCCGATAGTGGTTTTAACATATTCACCCAGATTTTTATAAGCGTTGAAATTTACGCCCAGCTTTACAGCCAGGTTATCAACAATCATAAAACCCGCATTATGCCTTGTTACGGCATATTGGGGGCCCGGATTACCAAGCCCCACTATCAACTTAATCATTAATTATTTTTTATCCTTTGCTAAAGCGCCGTCTTCATCTTTTTTACCTTTTGTTGAAGAACTTTCAGGCTGAACCGCTGTGTCAGCAGGCGCGGCGACTGTTTCTTCTTCTCTAGGTACCATTAAGTGAACAATAGCTCTTTCCGGATCACCCAAGACTTCAATATCTTTAGAAAGCGAAAGATCCGAAATGTGGATAGCTTTGTGAATTGTCAAAGCGGAGATGTCTACAGCGATTTCGTGCGGTATTGCCGTAGGCAGCGCTCTTATCGCGACTTCTCTTAAAACTTGGTTGATTAAAGCGCCGTAAATCTTAACGTCGGCAGATTCGCCGGTAAGTTTAAGAGGAACGACAACGTCAATCTTTTCTTTAAGTGAAATT from Elusimicrobium minutum Pei191 harbors:
- the pth gene encoding aminoacyl-tRNA hydrolase, producing MIKLIVGLGNPGPQYAVTRHNAGFMIVDNLAVKLGVNFNAYKNLGEYVKTTIGGQDVFLAKPLTFMNLSGRMVTHLAGFYKIKPQEILVCFDDISINLGAVRIRKDGSAGGQNGMKNIIELFGTQDIPRLRFGVGPKPERFDSADYVLSKFSKSDEKLLNESIEAAVEAAESCVKDGLERAMNKFNK
- a CDS encoding 50S ribosomal protein L25 translates to MEEIKVNVELREKAGVKGVLSAIRAEKKVPAVIYGGQKEPISVSITEKDLKAILKAGSNSVVTLSTPAGKETAIIKEVQYHVVKDTPNHVDFQRISLKEKIDVVVPLKLTGESADVKIYGALINQVLREVAIRALPTAIPHEIAVDISALTIHKAIHISDLSLSKDIEVLGDPERAIVHLMVPREEETVAAPADTAVQPESSSTKGKKDEDGALAKDKK